The Planococcus versutus genome contains a region encoding:
- a CDS encoding YuzB family protein, whose translation MNPIVEFCISNIANGAQDSFEKLERDPNLDVLEYGCLSYCTKCSESLYALVNGEIVEAETPDELTKKVYEFIEENPLF comes from the coding sequence ATGAATCCAATTGTTGAATTTTGCATTAGTAATATCGCCAATGGCGCACAAGACTCTTTTGAAAAACTTGAACGGGATCCCAATCTCGATGTGTTGGAATATGGTTGCTTAAGCTATTGCACAAAATGTTCCGAGTCTTTATATGCCCTTGTCAACGGTGAAATCGTAGAAGCAGAAACTCCAGATGAATTAACCAAAAAAGTTTATGAGTTTATAGAAGAAAACCCGCTATTTTAA
- a CDS encoding TIGR01457 family HAD-type hydrolase — translation MINKKTYKAYCLDLDGTIYRGKDAVEEAAEFVSRLQQQNIEPFFVTNNASMTQQQLKEKMTGFGITAKKERIISSAIAAAKYIKHWYPGKTVYMIGSEGLDQALRQEGLVRVEESADIVLIGLDRAITYDKLATACLEIRKGAVFLSTNKDLAFPSERGFLPANGAITKLVSASTGIEPVFIGKPEIHMLEAIQLELGFSKSEMVMIGDNYDTDIQAGIRFGIDTIHVNTGISSTATVLEKKEQPTFLIENLGYWKI, via the coding sequence ATGATAAATAAAAAAACCTATAAAGCGTATTGTCTCGATTTGGACGGCACAATTTATCGTGGAAAAGATGCAGTTGAAGAAGCAGCTGAATTTGTTTCGCGATTGCAACAACAAAACATCGAACCGTTTTTTGTTACGAACAACGCTTCTATGACGCAACAACAATTAAAAGAAAAAATGACAGGTTTTGGCATAACGGCTAAAAAAGAACGGATCATTTCTTCAGCAATTGCAGCCGCAAAATACATTAAACATTGGTACCCAGGAAAAACCGTTTACATGATCGGTTCAGAAGGCTTAGACCAAGCGTTGAGACAAGAAGGACTTGTGCGAGTAGAAGAATCAGCAGATATTGTATTAATCGGACTTGACCGGGCGATTACTTATGACAAACTAGCGACTGCTTGTTTAGAAATTCGTAAAGGAGCGGTTTTTCTATCGACCAATAAAGATCTAGCTTTTCCTTCTGAAAGAGGGTTTTTACCTGCCAATGGAGCTATAACCAAGCTAGTATCTGCTTCAACAGGTATCGAGCCTGTTTTTATAGGCAAGCCAGAGATTCATATGCTCGAAGCTATTCAACTGGAGTTGGGTTTTAGCAAAAGTGAGATGGTCATGATTGGCGATAATTACGATACCGACATCCAGGCCGGAATCCGCTTTGGTATCGACACGATTCATGTAAATACCGGAATTAGTTCAACTGCGACAGTTCTCGAAAAAAAAGAACAACCCACCTTCCTTATTGAAAACTTGGGATATTGGAAGATTTAG
- a CDS encoding Na+/H+ antiporter NhaC family protein, whose amino-acid sequence MENTIYSILPPIIAIVMVLLTRRVLLSLGAGIVAAAIILTWFAPLDALQEVYTSFAIIFWADGFNAYNVFIILFLLLLGIITAFVSLSGGSHAFAEWASQHIKSRRGAKILTVVLGMVIFIDDYFNALAVGQVARPITDKYKVSRAKLAYFIDSTAAPVCVISPVSSWGAAIIGIIATILAGQKFVEYSALEAFLWMAPMNFYVVASLAIVFFVAVRDVDFGEMKKHEVLAITKGQLFDSNKTIPGEMKEEFPTHSHGHVRDLLLPILLLIVGTITAMIWTGYQNADQVFDIWLIFENTDVPASLVTGGLLGALTSIVLYMMQMNKNKTATMGWVGKGIWAGIKSMMGAVLILIFAWSLTSLIGLLETGAYLAGVVSDGNIPTAVLPVLLFILAGVMAFSTGTSWGSFGILLPIAGTIMIEADPSLLLPALSAVLAGAVFGDHCSPISDTTILSSTGAGSNHMDHVLTQIPYALTAAGIAAIGYLVIGFTGSLVISLVVVLVVLAVLFIVWSQRTTIIEKQQNN is encoded by the coding sequence ATGGAGAACACAATTTATTCGATTTTACCACCAATTATTGCAATCGTCATGGTGCTATTAACACGCCGTGTCTTATTGTCTCTCGGTGCAGGTATTGTAGCTGCTGCCATTATTTTAACTTGGTTTGCACCGCTTGATGCGCTGCAAGAAGTCTATACATCATTTGCAATTATTTTTTGGGCTGATGGATTCAACGCTTACAACGTTTTTATTATTCTTTTTCTTTTATTGCTGGGCATTATTACAGCATTTGTTAGTTTATCAGGGGGCAGTCATGCTTTTGCAGAATGGGCTTCTCAACACATCAAATCTCGAAGAGGAGCTAAGATTTTAACTGTCGTACTCGGGATGGTAATTTTCATTGACGACTATTTTAATGCACTAGCAGTTGGACAAGTGGCACGTCCGATAACAGACAAATACAAAGTATCGCGTGCAAAGCTTGCTTATTTTATTGATTCGACAGCTGCACCGGTTTGTGTGATTTCTCCCGTATCAAGCTGGGGTGCCGCCATTATTGGCATCATTGCAACCATTTTAGCAGGTCAAAAATTCGTTGAATATTCTGCACTTGAAGCATTTCTATGGATGGCGCCCATGAACTTCTATGTAGTAGCATCACTCGCAATCGTCTTTTTTGTTGCTGTCCGTGATGTCGATTTCGGTGAAATGAAAAAACACGAAGTACTAGCAATTACAAAAGGTCAGCTTTTTGACTCAAATAAAACCATTCCTGGTGAAATGAAAGAAGAGTTTCCAACACATTCACACGGACATGTTAGAGATTTGTTGTTGCCGATTCTACTACTGATTGTGGGTACAATTACAGCCATGATTTGGACAGGTTATCAAAATGCTGATCAAGTTTTTGACATCTGGCTGATTTTTGAAAACACAGATGTCCCTGCTTCGCTAGTGACAGGTGGATTATTAGGTGCTCTGACATCAATTGTTTTGTATATGATGCAAATGAATAAAAACAAAACAGCGACTATGGGCTGGGTAGGAAAAGGTATTTGGGCCGGCATCAAATCTATGATGGGCGCAGTCTTGATTTTAATTTTTGCTTGGTCGCTAACATCATTGATTGGCTTACTAGAAACAGGTGCTTATTTAGCAGGTGTCGTATCTGATGGGAATATTCCGACTGCTGTGTTACCCGTGCTGTTATTTATTCTTGCTGGTGTTATGGCTTTTTCTACAGGAACCTCATGGGGCTCATTTGGTATTTTGTTACCGATTGCTGGAACAATCATGATCGAAGCAGATCCTTCACTATTATTACCGGCATTATCAGCTGTTTTAGCAGGTGCAGTATTTGGAGACCATTGTTCACCTATTTCTGACACCACTATTTTGTCTTCGACAGGGGCAGGAAGTAATCACATGGATCACGTGTTGACACAAATTCCATATGCATTGACTGCTGCCGGTATTGCGGCGATAGGGTATTTAGTCATAGGTTTTACAGGATCATTAGTCATTTCATTAGTTGTCGTCTTAGTAGTACTAGCAGTACTATTTATAGTTTGGTCACAACGAACAACTATTATTGAAAAACAACAAAATAATTAA
- a CDS encoding bifunctional metallophosphatase/5'-nucleotidase, with amino-acid sequence MSETIHIYHTNDVHSHFTNWPRIKAFLAEHKRWHEEEGDVCLILDIGDHVDRSHPFSEGTAGKGNVQLLNEAQYDAVTIGNNEGITLSKDELTELYVQADFNVVVSNLFDLQGQRPDWAEPYHIFLTASGKRIGLVGATAEFTPFYRKLGWQVTNAKESIVEAVDQIKNKTDLIICLSHLGIKEDELLATLCPDIDIILGAHTHHVFHEGKWQDDTLLGAAGKFGMFIGHITVDTVFGKSSAQLVEVSQLPEIEYRFDEWLVEQGKLQMNELIFTSDKTLKAEWFKDSTLATLFGQALIDFSEADCALFNAGIFMEDMQQGAMTRYDFHKMLPHPINPCLIELSGAELKEIYLQSLNSEWPQLELKGMGFRGVVFGKMIHLNMKIVDHRFYINEQLAVADHTYRLITLDMLTFGYFFPSLKRASKTYFMPEFLRDVFSQFFYSKAVK; translated from the coding sequence ATGAGCGAAACCATTCATATTTATCATACTAATGATGTACACAGTCACTTTACAAACTGGCCGCGTATTAAAGCGTTTTTAGCAGAGCATAAAAGATGGCATGAAGAAGAAGGTGACGTCTGTCTGATTTTAGATATCGGTGATCATGTTGATCGTTCTCATCCATTTTCAGAAGGGACAGCTGGAAAAGGAAATGTCCAATTGTTAAATGAAGCACAATACGATGCTGTGACGATTGGCAACAACGAAGGCATTACATTGTCAAAAGATGAGCTAACTGAATTGTATGTGCAAGCTGACTTTAACGTAGTGGTGTCGAATTTGTTCGATTTGCAAGGACAGCGACCAGATTGGGCAGAACCTTATCATATCTTTCTTACAGCGAGTGGCAAGCGTATTGGGTTAGTAGGAGCTACAGCAGAGTTTACACCATTTTATCGCAAGCTAGGTTGGCAAGTTACGAATGCGAAAGAATCGATTGTTGAAGCGGTAGATCAAATAAAAAATAAGACGGATTTGATTATTTGCTTGTCACATTTAGGCATTAAAGAAGACGAGTTATTGGCAACACTTTGTCCAGATATTGATATTATTCTAGGGGCTCATACACATCATGTTTTCCATGAAGGAAAATGGCAAGACGATACATTGCTTGGTGCTGCTGGGAAATTTGGGATGTTTATTGGTCACATAACTGTAGACACTGTTTTCGGAAAATCCTCTGCACAGTTGGTTGAAGTTTCTCAATTACCTGAGATCGAATATAGGTTTGATGAGTGGCTAGTTGAACAAGGCAAACTACAAATGAACGAGTTGATTTTTACTAGTGACAAAACATTAAAAGCGGAATGGTTTAAAGATTCTACGCTTGCGACTTTATTTGGTCAAGCGCTAATAGATTTTTCAGAAGCAGATTGTGCGTTATTCAATGCAGGGATTTTTATGGAAGATATGCAACAAGGAGCTATGACACGCTATGATTTTCACAAAATGTTGCCTCATCCGATCAATCCCTGTTTAATTGAGTTGAGTGGTGCGGAGTTAAAAGAAATTTACTTGCAATCTTTAAATTCAGAATGGCCACAACTTGAACTAAAAGGGATGGGTTTTAGAGGAGTAGTATTTGGTAAGATGATTCATTTAAATATGAAAATTGTGGATCATCGGTTTTATATCAATGAACAACTTGCTGTAGCTGACCACACGTATCGACTAATAACGTTGGATATGCTAACATTCGGTTATTTTTTCCCTAGTTTAAAGAGAGCATCAAAAACATATTTTATGCCAGAATTTCTTCGTGATGTATTCAGTCAATTTTTTTATAGCAAAGCTGTTAAATAG
- a CDS encoding YuzD family protein, translating into MEKKISVEVYGTDVICASCVNAPSSVDTYEWLEAAISRKYKGQPFSITYIDIEKQALLDHQKSYAQRILEDEFFYPLVLVEGEVVGEGYIQLKPVYRELEKHGFSEAK; encoded by the coding sequence ATGGAAAAAAAGATATCTGTTGAAGTCTATGGGACTGATGTAATCTGCGCAAGTTGTGTGAATGCACCTTCGTCGGTCGATACGTACGAATGGTTAGAAGCCGCCATCTCAAGAAAGTACAAAGGTCAGCCATTTTCAATTACTTATATTGATATTGAGAAACAGGCGTTACTCGACCATCAAAAAAGTTATGCACAGCGTATTCTGGAAGATGAATTTTTTTATCCATTGGTCTTGGTTGAAGGAGAAGTTGTAGGGGAAGGTTATATCCAATTAAAACCTGTTTACCGCGAACTTGAAAAACATGGATTTTCTGAAGCAAAATGA
- a CDS encoding sodium-dependent transporter — MERSQWGTRAGFIMAAVGSAVGLGNIWRFPYVAFENGGGAFFIPYLFALLTAGIPILILEFTIGHKYRGSAPLSFFRMGGKKLEWLGWWAVFVSFVISVYYAVIIAWAMRYTIFSFNQAWGEDTQDFLFNEFLQLTVSPGQTGGIVWGVFIPLVLVWVITLGILLAGVKKGIELANRIFIPTLVVIFLAVVIRAVTLDGALVGLEAFFQPDFGAIMDPSVWVAAYGHIFFSLSVAFAIMITYSSYLPKKSDITNNAFITGFANSSFELLAGIGVFAALGFMASQQGVEVSEVATAGVGLAFVVFPQIINEFPGFNGLFGALFFLSLTLAGLTSLMSITETYVAGFSEKFGISRVKSVVFGGGAAALISILFATQGGLFFLDLADYFINQFGVAAIGLVEVVLIVWVFRKADTLKAHANEISDIQLGGWWKFSLGIITPIVLGYMMFGLLKLNILQEFETETGNYEGYSNMFTLSGGVAVAAAAIIFGILFSAAKWHKEQGEYDERN; from the coding sequence ATGGAACGTTCGCAATGGGGTACACGTGCCGGCTTTATCATGGCAGCCGTCGGCTCTGCAGTAGGTCTTGGTAACATTTGGCGTTTTCCATATGTTGCCTTTGAAAATGGTGGGGGTGCCTTTTTCATACCATATTTATTTGCTCTACTAACGGCTGGTATACCAATTTTAATTTTAGAATTTACCATCGGCCATAAGTACCGAGGATCTGCACCATTATCATTTTTCAGAATGGGTGGTAAAAAATTAGAATGGCTTGGTTGGTGGGCAGTATTTGTGTCTTTTGTTATCTCTGTGTATTATGCCGTTATTATCGCTTGGGCAATGCGCTATACTATTTTTTCTTTCAATCAGGCATGGGGCGAAGATACACAAGATTTCTTATTCAATGAATTTTTACAACTTACAGTGAGTCCAGGACAAACAGGTGGAATTGTTTGGGGCGTCTTTATTCCTTTAGTACTAGTCTGGGTCATTACACTCGGAATTTTACTTGCTGGAGTTAAAAAAGGAATTGAACTGGCTAACCGGATTTTTATCCCAACACTAGTTGTTATTTTCTTAGCAGTCGTAATTCGTGCTGTAACATTAGATGGAGCATTAGTAGGTTTGGAAGCATTTTTCCAACCTGATTTTGGAGCCATTATGGATCCGTCAGTTTGGGTTGCAGCTTACGGACATATATTCTTTAGTTTATCTGTTGCATTTGCCATTATGATCACCTATTCAAGTTATCTTCCGAAAAAGTCGGATATTACAAATAATGCTTTTATCACAGGATTCGCTAACTCAAGCTTTGAGTTATTAGCGGGTATCGGTGTTTTCGCAGCACTTGGTTTTATGGCATCACAGCAAGGTGTTGAAGTGAGTGAAGTGGCTACAGCAGGCGTTGGATTGGCATTTGTGGTATTCCCACAAATTATCAATGAATTCCCAGGGTTCAACGGATTGTTCGGCGCATTGTTCTTCTTATCGTTAACACTCGCTGGATTGACATCTTTAATGTCAATTACTGAAACGTATGTCGCTGGGTTTTCTGAGAAATTTGGAATTTCCCGTGTGAAATCAGTTGTTTTTGGTGGCGGTGCAGCCGCTTTGATTTCGATCTTGTTTGCAACTCAAGGCGGTTTGTTCTTCTTAGACCTTGCAGATTACTTTATCAACCAATTTGGTGTTGCAGCAATTGGTCTAGTAGAAGTCGTACTAATCGTTTGGGTATTCCGTAAAGCAGATACACTTAAAGCTCACGCCAATGAAATTTCAGATATTCAACTAGGTGGTTGGTGGAAATTCAGCCTTGGCATCATCACACCAATCGTATTAGGTTATATGATGTTCGGTCTACTGAAGTTGAATATTTTGCAAGAGTTTGAAACTGAAACTGGAAACTACGAAGGGTATTCGAACATGTTTACTCTCTCAGGTGGTGTAGCAGTAGCTGCAGCCGCAATCATCTTTGGTATTCTGTTCTCTGCTGCAAAATGGCATAAAGAACAGGGAGAGTATGACGAGCGCAATTAA
- a CDS encoding NifU family protein, translating to MTEALLEDQVMEVLDKLRPFLLRDGGDCELVDIEEGIVKLRLLGACGSCPSSTITLKAGIERALVEEVPGIVEVEQVF from the coding sequence ATGACTGAAGCTTTGCTAGAAGATCAAGTAATGGAAGTCTTAGATAAATTACGTCCATTCCTTTTGCGTGACGGTGGAGACTGTGAACTTGTTGATATAGAGGAAGGCATTGTAAAACTTCGTCTGCTCGGTGCATGCGGAAGCTGCCCAAGTTCGACAATTACATTGAAAGCAGGGATTGAACGCGCGTTAGTGGAAGAAGTTCCTGGAATAGTAGAAGTAGAACAAGTATTTTAA
- a CDS encoding methionine/alanine import family NSS transporter small subunit: MSTGSIVVMIIGIVIIWGGLAASIMHAVMSSKKNKARDAANNI; this comes from the coding sequence ATGTCTACAGGCTCAATTGTAGTTATGATTATTGGTATCGTTATTATTTGGGGCGGCTTAGCAGCTAGCATTATGCACGCTGTCATGAGTAGCAAAAAGAATAAAGCAAGAGACGCTGCAAATAACATTTAA
- a CDS encoding NAD(P)/FAD-dependent oxidoreductase → MRKLVLLGGGYGNMRILLRLLPTSLPPDTEIILIDRTPFHSMKTEFYALAAGTESDHEVRVPFPEHERLILVNGEIAEIALEEKCVIMENGKRVAYDDLVIGLGCEDKYHDVPGAAEYTHSIQTIGKSRATYQTLLGLPAGAVVGVVGAGLSGIELASELRESRKDLNIKLFDRSPRILRDFPERLSNFVKKWFDNHNVDVVSNSNITQVEPTLLHNHEETIPVDAVVWTAGIQPVKPVRNLGLESDASGRVVINQYHQLPNDEHVYVVGDCAALPMAPSAQLAEEQAEQIVKVLKSTWKGEALPETMPEIKLKGFLGSLGKKQGFAYLADRTVTGRIARLMKSGVLWMYKWHNG, encoded by the coding sequence ATGCGAAAATTAGTCTTACTTGGAGGAGGTTATGGCAATATGCGAATTTTGCTTCGTTTATTGCCAACTAGCTTGCCACCAGATACCGAAATCATTTTGATTGACCGCACTCCGTTTCATAGCATGAAGACGGAATTTTATGCATTGGCTGCAGGAACAGAGTCCGATCATGAAGTTCGTGTGCCTTTTCCAGAGCACGAGCGCTTAATACTTGTAAATGGGGAGATAGCCGAAATCGCACTCGAGGAAAAATGTGTGATTATGGAGAATGGAAAACGAGTTGCTTATGATGACTTAGTCATTGGATTAGGCTGCGAAGATAAATATCATGACGTGCCAGGTGCTGCTGAATACACACACAGTATCCAAACTATTGGAAAGTCGCGCGCCACGTACCAAACCTTGCTTGGTTTGCCAGCAGGTGCAGTAGTGGGGGTAGTAGGTGCAGGACTAAGTGGAATTGAATTGGCCAGTGAACTTCGTGAAAGTCGAAAAGACTTAAATATTAAATTATTTGATCGAAGTCCACGAATTTTGCGTGACTTTCCTGAGCGATTGAGTAATTTTGTGAAAAAATGGTTTGACAATCACAATGTTGACGTTGTTTCAAATTCAAATATTACACAAGTGGAACCCACTTTACTTCACAACCATGAAGAAACGATTCCAGTAGATGCCGTTGTGTGGACAGCGGGCATTCAACCGGTTAAACCTGTTCGAAATCTAGGATTAGAAAGTGATGCGAGCGGACGAGTCGTGATTAACCAATATCATCAATTGCCAAATGACGAGCATGTTTACGTAGTGGGAGATTGTGCGGCCTTGCCAATGGCTCCTTCTGCACAATTAGCAGAAGAACAAGCAGAACAAATTGTCAAAGTGTTGAAATCCACATGGAAAGGAGAAGCTTTGCCAGAAACAATGCCTGAGATTAAACTGAAAGGTTTCCTTGGCTCGTTAGGAAAAAAACAAGGATTCGCTTATTTAGCAGATCGTACGGTTACTGGTCGTATTGCTCGTTTAATGAAGTCAGGTGTACTGTGGATGTACAAATGGCATAACGGGTAA
- a CDS encoding YutD family protein, with amino-acid sequence MIVLDQCKYDVLIDHREGFQEEAIAGRFSEILSKYDYILGDWGYGQLRLKGFFEDTNHKATYDTKISTLQDYLYEYCNFGCAHFVIKKVEKIALPVEEIEQETLEADA; translated from the coding sequence ATGATTGTTTTGGATCAATGTAAGTATGATGTACTAATCGATCACCGCGAAGGATTTCAAGAAGAAGCTATTGCAGGTCGGTTTAGCGAAATTCTATCAAAATACGATTACATTTTAGGCGACTGGGGATATGGTCAACTACGCTTAAAAGGTTTTTTTGAAGATACAAACCATAAAGCAACTTACGATACAAAAATAAGTACCTTACAAGACTATCTATATGAGTATTGTAACTTTGGCTGTGCTCATTTTGTTATTAAAAAAGTTGAAAAAATTGCGCTACCAGTAGAAGAAATAGAACAGGAAACTCTCGAAGCGGATGCGTAA
- a CDS encoding DUF86 domain-containing protein, whose amino-acid sequence MYFIDRNKITETVRYMNSLLAFYEKQQEWTSFGDQLALERIGANVIESIIDIGNSMIDGFIMRDPGSYDDIIDILVDEKVITKEMDQPLKRVVALRKMLVREFMKVDKQAIIVAFNENLVALKAFGPKVEHYLVHELGAVSAFIPEKTDDK is encoded by the coding sequence ATGTATTTTATTGATCGTAACAAAATAACTGAAACAGTTCGGTACATGAATTCATTGTTAGCATTTTACGAAAAACAACAGGAGTGGACATCATTTGGTGATCAGTTGGCGCTGGAGCGTATAGGTGCAAACGTCATTGAGTCTATCATTGATATTGGGAATTCGATGATTGATGGCTTTATTATGCGTGATCCAGGTAGTTACGATGATATTATCGACATTTTAGTAGATGAAAAAGTAATCACCAAAGAAATGGATCAACCTTTAAAACGTGTTGTGGCTTTACGTAAAATGCTCGTTCGTGAATTTATGAAAGTAGACAAGCAAGCGATTATAGTCGCATTCAACGAAAATTTAGTTGCGCTAAAAGCATTTGGACCAAAAGTTGAGCATTATTTAGTTCATGAACTCGGAGCAGTTTCAGCATTTATTCCGGAGAAAACAGATGATAAATAA
- a CDS encoding HesB/IscA family protein, which produces MAEVVEITEAASFQVKEMMRHNEEEGSFLRVAVKGGGCSGLTYGMGFEQIQSEKDDLYEQFGIPILIAKDDAPILQGTVVDYKQSLMGGGFTIENPNAIASCGCGTSFRTAKKAGTPENC; this is translated from the coding sequence TTGGCAGAAGTAGTTGAAATTACAGAAGCAGCCTCATTCCAAGTAAAAGAAATGATGCGTCATAACGAAGAAGAAGGATCCTTTTTGCGTGTTGCTGTTAAAGGTGGCGGATGCAGTGGATTAACATATGGTATGGGATTTGAACAAATCCAAAGTGAAAAAGATGATCTTTATGAGCAATTTGGAATCCCGATTTTAATTGCTAAAGATGATGCACCTATTTTACAAGGTACCGTTGTTGATTATAAGCAGTCATTGATGGGTGGCGGATTCACTATAGAAAATCCTAACGCAATTGCATCATGCGGATGTGGAACTTCATTCCGTACAGCAAAAAAAGCAGGCACTCCAGAGAATTGTTAA
- a CDS encoding YuiA family protein, whose amino-acid sequence MPIFKKILNVNQCLYCSGKGYFQLRLGGSETCSCCSGSGKK is encoded by the coding sequence ATGCCCATTTTCAAAAAAATTCTCAATGTCAATCAATGTCTATATTGTTCAGGAAAAGGTTATTTTCAATTGCGACTGGGAGGTTCAGAAACGTGCTCCTGCTGTTCGGGTTCAGGTAAGAAATAA
- a CDS encoding NAD(P)/FAD-dependent oxidoreductase — protein MKRPSILVLGAGYGGLTTVVNLQKVLGTDAADITLINKNEYHYESTWLHEAAAGTLLPEQVRYDIKDVIDGVKVKFVQATVEAIDVVGKKVSTDNGEFTYDYIVIALGFEGETFGIEGLDKYALSIANVKAARYIREHIEFQFASWSTDAVKDDSRLTIIVGGAGFTGIEFLGELANRVPELCKEYDVPREKVRVVCVEAAPMVLPGFDPELVNYAVGHLESKGIEFSIGTPVVEATPEGVKIKKGDEEFEFIKAGTVVWAAGIRGNRLIESTPIENMRARVKVEKDLRAPGYDDVFIIGDCALMINPETNRPFPPTAQIAMQQGESVAKNLKALMNNETTIEFTPDLKGTVCSLGDADAIGVVFGKKVTGKRASFMKKMIDNRALLMIGGPMLVMKKGKFNVLK, from the coding sequence TTGAAAAGACCGTCAATATTAGTATTAGGAGCAGGTTACGGTGGGTTAACGACTGTTGTAAACTTGCAAAAAGTTCTGGGCACAGATGCTGCAGACATTACATTAATCAACAAGAACGAATATCATTATGAAAGTACATGGCTTCATGAAGCAGCTGCGGGAACATTACTTCCAGAGCAAGTACGCTATGACATTAAAGACGTAATTGACGGTGTCAAAGTTAAATTTGTACAAGCAACTGTAGAAGCAATCGATGTAGTGGGCAAAAAAGTAAGTACAGACAATGGCGAATTTACATATGACTACATTGTTATCGCTCTTGGCTTTGAAGGAGAGACATTCGGAATCGAAGGTCTTGATAAATATGCGTTGTCAATTGCTAACGTAAAAGCTGCACGTTATATTCGTGAGCATATTGAATTCCAATTTGCTAGCTGGTCTACAGACGCTGTTAAAGACGATAGTCGTTTAACAATTATCGTTGGAGGAGCTGGGTTTACAGGAATTGAATTCCTTGGTGAATTAGCTAATCGCGTACCTGAACTTTGCAAAGAATATGATGTACCACGTGAAAAAGTCCGTGTTGTCTGTGTAGAAGCAGCTCCAATGGTATTGCCTGGTTTTGATCCAGAGCTTGTTAATTATGCTGTTGGTCATTTAGAGTCTAAAGGAATTGAATTCTCTATCGGTACACCGGTGGTAGAAGCAACTCCAGAAGGCGTTAAAATCAAAAAAGGTGATGAAGAGTTCGAATTCATTAAAGCTGGCACGGTAGTTTGGGCCGCAGGTATTCGTGGAAACAGATTAATTGAATCTACGCCAATCGAAAATATGCGCGCTCGTGTGAAAGTTGAAAAAGATCTACGTGCTCCAGGTTACGATGATGTATTCATTATCGGTGACTGTGCATTGATGATTAACCCAGAAACAAATCGTCCGTTCCCACCAACAGCGCAAATTGCGATGCAACAAGGTGAGAGCGTTGCGAAAAACTTAAAAGCATTAATGAACAATGAAACAACGATTGAATTCACTCCAGATTTAAAAGGAACAGTTTGTTCACTTGGCGATGCCGATGCAATTGGCGTGGTCTTCGGTAAAAAAGTAACAGGTAAAAGAGCTTCATTTATGAAGAAAATGATTGATAACCGTGCGTTATTAATGATTGGTGGACCAATGCTTGTTATGAAAAAAGGCAAATTTAACGTTTTGAAATAA
- a CDS encoding YuiB family protein has protein sequence MNSSFTIVQLIISMLLFYVMFFGIGFLLNMLLRMTWLMAVVYPVVILLVVDDVGIFDYFTNPGESFSMLGDTISSMTASDIAVLLAGWAGAITSGFIMKILRKMGYQMF, from the coding sequence ATGAACAGTTCATTTACAATCGTGCAATTGATTATTTCGATGTTGCTATTCTATGTTATGTTTTTCGGAATCGGCTTTTTATTAAATATGTTGCTTCGGATGACGTGGCTAATGGCTGTAGTTTATCCGGTCGTCATTTTATTAGTGGTGGATGATGTTGGCATATTTGATTATTTCACGAATCCAGGAGAGTCTTTCTCTATGCTTGGAGATACAATTAGTTCTATGACAGCCAGTGATATTGCTGTGTTGTTAGCCGGCTGGGCTGGTGCTATTACTTCTGGTTTTATTATGAAGATCTTACGCAAGATGGGGTATCAAATGTTTTAA